The DNA window TCTTGCTTTATACTCAAGTAAAAACAATTGGATATGCTCTGTAGTTCCCAATAAAGAATAAAACTCGGGCTCTCGGGGAGGAATCATAGACTCGAACCAGTCTCTATTCTCAAGTTCAAACTTAAGGAGTTTTTTATCATGCTTTTTTGACAATAGTTCTAAACGCATATCAAGCCCTTTGATATATCAAAATGAACAACTTTATTTATTTGGCTTCTTCTTTCCTCTATTAGAATGAATTTTCATTTGAGCCTTAAGTTTTCGCTTCTCCGCAGAACGGCTTTTGCTGCGCTTAGTTTGTTTCAGCTCATTGTCTCCCGTGTCTTCCAAGCTGGGCTCAAAACCTTGTAGCCATTCTTGCGGCAAACGAGTATCTAAAAGCCTTTCAATTGCGGCAAGTAGATACTCCTCATCTTTACTCATCAGAGAAATAGCAATGCCTTCATACCCTGCACGACCAGTCCGCCCAATACGGTGAACATAATCTTCTGCTTTATAAGGCATATCGTAGTTTATAACTTGCTCTAGCTGATTGATATCTAAACCTCTAGCCGCTACGTCAGTCGCTATCAATGCCCTCACTTTGCCGGATTTAAAATCATCAAGCGCTTTTTGACGAGCGCCCTGGCTTTTGTCTCCATTGATTGATGCCGCAACAATGCCATCTAGCTTTAGTTCCTTAGCCAGAGAATCACTACCCTGCTTGGTTTTGGTAAAGACGAGCACCTGATGCCAGTTTCGAGAACCAATCAAATAAGCGAGTAATTCAGCTTTTCGCTTTTTATCGACGGGATATACCACCTGCTTAACAGTTTCCGCAGTGCTATTGGATGGCGTGACTTGAACTTCAACAGGTTCATTCATCAGTCGATAGGCAATAGCTTTAATCTTCTTATCAAAAGTTGCTGAAAAAAATAGAGTCTGACGATTAGCATTTATCTGTTTAAGAATACGTTGCACATCAGGCATAAAGCCCATATCCAACATACGATCAGCTTCATCGAGTACCAAGTATTTAGTTTTTTTTAAGCTTATATTTTTGCAGTACAGATGATCCAGTAATCGACCTGGCGTTGCAATAAGGACATCGCACCCATATTCAAGATTACGAGTTTGCGTATTGATACTGGTTCCACCATATGCGGTGACAATTTCTATCTTTGTTGACTCGGCATAAGCGGTAAGACTCTCGAATACTTGCTGCGCCAACTCTCGTGTCGGAACAACAATCAAAGCCAGTACGTCGTTAGATTGCCGATCTCGCTCATCACTAGCGTCTAATATTTTATTCAGTATTGGCAGCCCGAAAGCCGCTGTTTTGCCTGTTCCTGTTTGCGCTCCAGCAAGCACGTCTTTTCCTTGCATAACAACAGGAATTGCTTGCTCTTGTATCTGTGTCGGAGTGCTAAACCCCAATTTGTTTAGAGTTTTGGTTAAAGTTGGAGATAAGCCTAATTGGTCAAATGAAGGCATGTTAGATTTCCGGATAAAACAGGGACTAGTATTCTATCAAAATCTTTTCGAAGCGTTTAGTATCTCAGGATATAAAACATGGAAAATGCTTTTCAAGCAGTCATAGTGCAGATCTAACGTATCAGAACAGGAAACTAGCTCTGCCATTCTAGGTGAGCGTGTTGACATCCTTTGCAACGCCAAGTGTATGTTTTCCATGCTTTGGTAAGATTCTAACCATCGGCCTTTCCACATCGCCTCGGTGACAACCATAAATCTTTCGGGTAGAACTTGGTCACACTCTTCACGAACTTTATATTCTGCCTTTTGGCAAAAATCGCTCAGATTACTCTGATGGTATTGCTGCCACTCTAATGCAAGACAATGGTCCCAAAACATATCAAGAGCAATACCAGAAAATCGCCTACGCCTACCAAGAAATAGTTGTTTTGCTATTCTAACTTGGTCATGGCCATCCGTCATGCTATCCACATAACGATGCAACTTAATACCTTGCACTATCGAAGGGGTAAAACGAGAGGCTGGATCACCTTTGACGAAATCACCAAGTAAGTTACCCAGTAAACTTGACTGACAGTACGATGCGATATGCAAATGGGCAAGATAGTTCATCAGTTTCTACAAAATAAAAAGACAAGTACCATAGAAGCACAAAGCCAGCGCTTTTGCACTGGCTCTTTCTTGGTATGAATGTATAAAAGATGATTAATTTAACGTATCATCTATCAGCTCATCGGTTACCCACTCATAATCTGACAAGGTAAAACCTATTTCCATCGCATCTATTAACTCAAGACATTCATCGTTTACGATTTGGTCGCTCATTCTGACCTCCCTTGTATACATCGTTTCTAAAGACTTATTTCCAAGTCTCAACTCGACTATAAAGTTTACCCAACCGTTTTACACCAACTTTATGACATTTTTTTGAAAAAATGATGTTCAGAAGCTTTGAGTCATCGATTGGTTTTTGATCATCCTGAACAGGATGAACTCCACTTTATCGTGAAAAAAATGTAAAATATAAATTACACCAATGATCAAAAATATGTACACAACACTTGAAATGAAATCCTTTTTTTTACAAAATGCGTTATTCAATAAGATATAAAACGTAGTTTGTCATGTGCAAAAGCGTTAAGACCCACAATAAATAACTGTAAAGAAAATAATACATGAAGAAATCAAAAGTACTAGGCAGCACCTTGATCATTGCCGGGACGACCATTGGAGCAGGAATGCTAGCTCTACCACTGGCTTCTGCTGGGATAGGGTTTTCGTCATCACTGATTATTATGTTTGCACTTTGGGCATTGATGTCATACACCGCACTATTAATGGTTGAGTTGCACCAGCATGCGGACTCAAGTGCTACTCTGCACACTCTTGCTAAACAGTTTTTGGGAAGTAAAGGTAAATGGGTAGCTAGTTTCTCTATGCTTTTTCTGTTTTATTCTTTATGTGCGGCCTACATAGCCGGCGGTGGTGCTCAATTTGGTCAACGCCTAGCTTATTTTACGGGTTTTGAGTTAAGCGGTACTTCATCGACAGTTTTATTTACCTTTATCGTAGCTTCAGTGGTAACCATAGGCACGAGTACCGTAGATAAGGTGAACCGAGTCCTATTTGCTGTAAAGCTGATCGCTATGGCCACAGCACTGAGCTTTCTCGCCCCAAACGTGACTGAGTCTTATCTCCTTAGCATGCCAATAGAGCAAGGCTTAATTGTGGCTGCTATACCGGTTATTTTTACCTCTTTTGGCTTCCATGGCAGCATACCTGCGATCGTCAATTACCTAGATGGCAACACACCATCACTTCGAAAAGCCATCATTATAGGCTCTTCTATTCCATTGATCATTTATGTGTTTTGGCAAATCGTTACTTTAGGCGTAGTCAGCCAAGATACATTGATAGAGAATCAAGGCTTAAGTGGACTTATTGCGACATTATCAACCAAAGTTCATCAGTCAAACCTAAGCCAGACTATTGGTGTGTTTGCAGATCTTGCTCTATTGACTTCGTTCTTGGGTGTTAGCTTAGGCTTATTTGAGTTTTTGGGCGATACCTTCAACAAAAAGAAAGCGTCATCCAACCGCATTATCATAGGCGCAATCACCTTCTTGCCACCTATGGGCTTCGCTCTGTTTTACCCACAAGGTTTTATCATGGCTTTAGGTTACGCGGCCATATCTCTCGCAGTTCTCGCCATTTTCCTTCCTGTTTTGATGGTAAAAAAAGCCCGCGTGAGTCAAAACAATCAGCAAACATATCAGGTTATTGGCGGCAATCTAGGACTTATGATTAGTGGGTCAGTCGGCTTAGTGATCATTACCGCTCAAATCCTGATTACTACTGGCGTTCTTCCCTCTTTGGGCTAGTCCAATAATATCAATCAAATACAGGCAACCTTAGGTTGCCTTTTTTGTACCCTACGACTCGTATTGTTAAAAAGTCATATTAAATGCAATTTTTTTGTGTTCTCACCTTTCTTATTAGTCAAAGACAAAGTATTCGAAGAGGTTGATATGAAAGTTAAGTCGAAGATAGTCCTTTCTGCCCTTGCTCTGATGGCAGCCCTAACGTCATTTTTAGGCGCCGCTAAAACAGAAGTAAACACTAAAAACGTAAATGGTTATGAAATAGCAACCCTAGCGGGAGGCTGCTTCTGGTGCACTGAATCTGATCTAGAAAAGCTCAATGGTGTAATCGACGTAGTGTCCGGCTACTCAGGTGGTGAGCTGGAAAATCCTACATATAAGCAGGTCTCTTCCGGTAAATCAGGGCACATTGAAGTCATTGAAGTGAAATTTGACCCAAATACTGTCAGCTACGAACAAGTGCTCGATCAGTTCTTTCGTCACATAGACCCAACGGACAACAAAGGGTCCTTTGTAGACCGAGGCCCTCAATATCGTCCAGCGATTTTTTATCATAATAATGAGCAAAAGCAGATTGCGAGAGATTTTATGGATGAAATTGAGAGCCTTGGAATCTTTAAAAAACCACTCAAAACGGAATTGATCAAGTTCTCCAAATTCTGGCCGGCAGAAGCCTACCACCAAGACTATTACAAACATAACAAAATTCGTTATAACTACTATCGCTATGCCTCAGGGCGAGATCAGTATCTTAATGATATATTTGGTGATGACAGAGAGAAAAACCCTAAAACACTGCGTCAATTGATTGATGAACATAACGCCGTTGCCAATGTGAAGCCGTATAAAAAACCATCGGATAAAGAAATTAAAGACAAGCTAACCAGTTTACAGTACTACGTAACACAAAAAGAAGGCACTGAGAAAGCCTTCAATAATGAATATTGGGATAACAAGCAAGAAGGCATCTACGTTGATATAGTCTCTGGCGAGCCGCTATTCTCTTCAACTGATAAATACAAATCAGGTACAGGGTGGCCAAGCTTTACCAAGCCGATTAACGAAGGATACATAGTGACTAAAACCGATTACTACCTTGTTTATCCAAGAACCGAGGTTCGAAGTCGCTTTGCGGACTCTCATTTAGGTCACGTATTCAAAGACGGCCCTGCCCCAACTGGATTGCGTTATTGTATGAACTCAGCAGCAATGAAATTCATTCCCAAGGAAGAATTAGAGCAACAAGGTTATGGCGAGTACCTGTATTTATTTGCTAGCTAAAAACGAATAAGCCAAGCCATCCGGTTTAGGCTGGCTTAATTTTTTCTTTACGAGCTACTCATAGTAGACAATAAGACTTTCGATAAGAAAGTCTTATTTTGTTAATAGAATGATTACTTATTGGGTTGTGCCGTTACTTCATGATGCGAGCTTTAAAATCCCGGCCTTTCATTTTTCCGTTTTGAAGCTGTTTAAGGGCTGGCTTTACAAGATCATGCTCGACCGCAACATATGAAACCATAGGTAAGATTTTTATTTTGCCTATCTTCTTTCCATCCAACCCCGCTTGCTTAGTTAGCGCACCTAAGATATCACCAGCTCGAACTTTTTGTTTTTTGCCGCCCAAAATCTGAATAGTTTGCATCTTGGGGTAGAAAGGTTTTTCAATAGGCTTCTCAGGTAGATTTACTGGCGAAATTTCAATGTCCATATACTCGTCAATTTGAGCAACACGATACGACTCTTTGGTACTAAAAAAGCTAAACGCCATACCTTTCGCCCCTGCACGCCCTGTTCTCCCAATGCGATGGACATGAACCTCTGGATCACGAGATAACTCATAGTTAAAGACCGCGTCTAAGTTATCGACATCCAGACCTCGAGCGGCCGCATCCGTTGCAACTAAAATTGAGATACTTTTATTGGCGAACATCGTCAGCGCTTGTTCACGGTCACGTTGCTCCATATCACCATGAAGTTCTGTAACACTAAAGCCTCGATAATTCAGTTCATCGGTGACATTTTGAACTTCTTTTTTGGTATTACAAAACACAACTGAAGACTCAGGTTTGTGGGTTAAAAGCAAAGCTTCAAGTGCTTCATCACGTTCTTTTAGCGTCTCAAGTAGAAAAAATTGCTGTTCAATAGTGCTTAGCTGATGAGTTGACTCAACTTTGACCATCTGTGGTTCTTGCATCACTTTTGATGCTAATGTTTCAATATTGGCGGGAAAAGTAGCACTAAACAATAGCGTCTGTCTTGTTTTAGGAGCTTGTGCAGTAATCGCATCAATGGCCTCTTCAAAGCCCATTTCCAACATTCTATCAGCTTCATCCAACACTAGAGTGTTAAGCTCATCTAAATTGATGCGACCTTTTGATAAATGATCAAGTATTCGCCCTGGGGTGCCCACCAATATATGGGCTCCATGTTCAAGAGAACCAATTTGTGGGCCCATGGGCATCCCGCCACATAAAGTTAATACTTTGATGTTGTGAATTCCACGAGCAAGCATGCGAATCTCTTGAGCGACTTGGTCAGCTAATTCACGAGTTGGACACAACACCAATGACTGAACACGAAAGCGCTTTACCTTAAGATTACTGAGTAACCCCAACGAAAAAGTCGCGGTTTTCCCCGAACCAGTTTTACCCTGCCCTATGACATCTTTCCCCTGCAATACAATAGGTAATGCTTGCTGTTGTATCGGTGTCATTTCAAAATAATTTAAACTATCTAGTGTCTCAATCAATTCAGTTTTTAGGTTAAGACTCTTAAATGTGTTGCTCATAAAAAAACCTTTAAGAATGGTCAGGTCCATTGTTGGTACTGACCGTAAAAAGCAAAAAACCGCTTCATACAAGAAGCGGCTCATAAAAATAGTTGGCTTAGTTTATTACCTAGCGTATTCCATGCAAAAACTCATGTCTTGTGGCAGGATTGCTCTTGAAAATACCACCAAGGGCTGTAGTCGTAGTTTCACTAGTTGCATCCATGACTCCGCGTGATTTAACACAGTAGTGAGTGGCATCAATAGTCACAGCAACATCATCAGATTCGAGCAAAGTTTGCAGAGCAACCAAGATCTGCTGGGTCATTCGCTCTTGGACCTGAGGGCGCTGAGCGAAAAACCTCACAATACGGTTAATCTTAGATAAGCCGATTATTTTTCCTCGGGGAATATAGGCAACGGTCGCCAGTCCGTCTATGGTAACGAGGTGGTGCTCACACGTACTGGTCACTGTGATACCTTTAACACGTACCATTTCACTCATGTCCATTTTGTTCTCAATGACAGTGATTTTAGGAAAATTTGAATAATCCAGACCAGAGAAAATTTCATCGACATACATTTTGGCGATTCGATGTGGTGTTTCTTCAAGACTATCGTCTGTAAGGTCGAGTTCCAATAGAGTAAGAATTTCACGCATATGATGCTGAATTTTTTCTTTTTTCTCTTCTCGGTTCATTTGATTTGGTAACATTGGCGTCTCTAACCCACGGTTCTCTAGCGCTTCTTTTACCAATTTTGCAGATTCACTCAGACCTGACATCCTACTTCCTCTCAAAGTTTGTTTGCCGTTTTAACATCAACCTATGGTATCTGTTGTTCCAAAAAGTCACTCAATCTGAGTGGCTACGAACCTCACCCTAATGGGTAAGATTTTGGGAAAGCTAGGATACTCGTATTTTTGCACAATTACACCCATATTTTATCAATGGCTTTTATTGTAGCTGCCATTATCTATGGTACGATAATCATTAACGACATTAGTAACAAAACAACAATAATACAGAGGCGATATGATGGGTTGCTGTGACGCGCCTGGCTTAATGCCAATCAATGATGCGATAGCTAAGATGCTAGCATCAATTAAACCAGTTCAAACAGACTTACCACTCCCGTTGCTCGATGCGATTGGCTATGTGCTCGCAGAAGATATTAACTCTCCCATTTTCGTCCCACCTTTTGCAAATTCTGCCATGGATGGATTCGCTGTACGCATTGAGGATTTAGGCCAAAATAAAGCCTTACCTGTGGCCGGTACATCTTATGCTGGGCAACCTTTTAGCGGGACTTGGCCGAAAAATACCTGTGTGAGAATTATGACCGGAGCCCCAGTTCCTAAGGGTTGTGACGCTGTCATTATGCAGGAAAAAGCACAAGTGACAGACCAAGGCGCTATCTTTGAGGCATCGAACATCCAGCCACAAAGCAATATTCGACCAAAAGGCGACGATATAAAACAAGGTGACTTGGTTTTGCCCAAAGGCGCTCGATTGACGGCTCGAGATATCCCTATGATTGCCTCTTTGGGCATTAGCCATGTTAATGTTTTTCGAAAGCCACGCGTCGCTTTTTTCTCTACTGGTGACGAATTAGTCTCATTGGGTGAACCTCTCCAATCAGGGCAAATATATGATAGCAACCGCTATGGTATAAAACCTTTGATTGAAAACTTCGGTTGTGAGGCCATAGATCTAGGTATTATCCCTGATAGTCCAAGCGAGCTAAAGTCTACTTTTGAAAAGGCCCAAGCATTGGCTGATGTTGTCGTGACTTCTGGTGGCGTCAGTGTTGGTGAAGCAGATTACACAAAGCAGATACTAGCAGAAATCGGAAATATTGATTTTTGGAAACTGGCGATCAAGCCAGGTAAGCCATTCGCTTTCGGCTCTTTAACAAACGCATGGTTCTGCGGACTTCCAGGAAATCCGGTATCAGCGGTCGTCACTATGTACGTTTTAGTTCAACCTCTACTAGCAAAATTAGCAGGACATTCTCAATGGAAAGCACCTGAATCGATACCGGCTGAGTCGCGCTCTGCCTTTAGAAAAGTTCCCGGACGCACAGATTACCAAAGAGCCATATATAGTATTGAAAATGGTCAATTCTTTGTTGAAAGTACGGGCAATCAAAGTTCAGGAGCATTCCGTTCTATGAGTCTCGCCAATTGCTTTGCAGTGCTTGAGCAAGACCGTGGGCATGTTGAAATAGGTGACACTGTCAACATTCAACTGTTTAATCCTTCACTCTATTAGGAATTGATTTGACCATTCTCTCTGATCAAGAAATGCTGCGCTATAATCGCCAAATTACTCTCAAAAGCTTTGATTTTGAGGGGCAAGAGGCGTTAAAACAAAGCAAAGTCCTTATTATTGGTCTTGGCGGTTTAGGGTGTGCTGCTAGCCAGTATTTAGCCGCCGCCGGCATCGGCAGTTTAACGCTTATCGATGACGATGTGGTTGAATTGTCTAACCTTCATCGGCAAGTCTTGCATCACGACAGTAACCAAGGGCAATACAAAGTGAACTCTGCAACTGAGTCGCTCAAACAATTGAACCCTCACCTAAATATTCACTCCATAGCCAAGCGATTAGATGAACCAGATTTAGAGTATGAGGTTAGTCAGCATACACTAGTCCTTGATTGTTCTGACAACCTTGATACTCGAAACCAGCTCAACCGACTTTGTTACAAACTCAAAGTCCCCCTAGTATCAGGCGCAGCGATAAGAATGGAAGGACATATAAGTGTCTTTACCTATAAGGATAAATGTCAGCCATGTTATCAATGTCTGAGCTCTCTATTTGGAGACACTAATTTGAGCTGTGTGGAGTCAGGCGTTATGTCGCCTATCGTCGGTATTATCGGTACAATACAAGCACTAGAAGCAATCAAGCTTATCGCAAATTTTGGTCAACCTAAACAAGGCATGTTGTTACTTATGGATGGCATGACCATGTCATGGCAAGAGCTGAAAGTATCCAAGCAAAGTAGCTGCATTGTATGTAGTTAAATTTTCTAAACGGCCAAACACAAACTCACCAAGTGTAAATAAGGAAATTTATGTCACCCATTATCACACCAAAACAGTTAAACGAACTGCGTAATACTGGAAAGCTCTCTATCCTCGACGCAAGTATTGATTTCCAAGCCCCATCGGCCCCTACAAATGACAAAGTAAATATTATCCCGGGTGCCATTCGTTTCGATTACGATAAAGTCTTTTGTGATATTGACTCGTCACTTCCGCATATGATGCCCACTGAAGAGCGCTTTAACACGCTTGCATGCGACTTAGGGTTA is part of the Vibrio aquimaris genome and encodes:
- the dbpA gene encoding ATP-dependent RNA helicase DbpA; amino-acid sequence: MSNTFKSLNLKTELIETLDSLNYFEMTPIQQQALPIVLQGKDVIGQGKTGSGKTATFSLGLLSNLKVKRFRVQSLVLCPTRELADQVAQEIRMLARGIHNIKVLTLCGGMPMGPQIGSLEHGAHILVGTPGRILDHLSKGRINLDELNTLVLDEADRMLEMGFEEAIDAITAQAPKTRQTLLFSATFPANIETLASKVMQEPQMVKVESTHQLSTIEQQFFLLETLKERDEALEALLLTHKPESSVVFCNTKKEVQNVTDELNYRGFSVTELHGDMEQRDREQALTMFANKSISILVATDAAARGLDVDNLDAVFNYELSRDPEVHVHRIGRTGRAGAKGMAFSFFSTKESYRVAQIDEYMDIEISPVNLPEKPIEKPFYPKMQTIQILGGKKQKVRAGDILGALTKQAGLDGKKIGKIKILPMVSYVAVEHDLVKPALKQLQNGKMKGRDFKARIMK
- the moeB gene encoding molybdopterin-synthase adenylyltransferase MoeB encodes the protein MTILSDQEMLRYNRQITLKSFDFEGQEALKQSKVLIIGLGGLGCAASQYLAAAGIGSLTLIDDDVVELSNLHRQVLHHDSNQGQYKVNSATESLKQLNPHLNIHSIAKRLDEPDLEYEVSQHTLVLDCSDNLDTRNQLNRLCYKLKVPLVSGAAIRMEGHISVFTYKDKCQPCYQCLSSLFGDTNLSCVESGVMSPIVGIIGTIQALEAIKLIANFGQPKQGMLLLMDGMTMSWQELKVSKQSSCIVCS
- the moeA gene encoding molybdopterin molybdotransferase MoeA, which translates into the protein MGCCDAPGLMPINDAIAKMLASIKPVQTDLPLPLLDAIGYVLAEDINSPIFVPPFANSAMDGFAVRIEDLGQNKALPVAGTSYAGQPFSGTWPKNTCVRIMTGAPVPKGCDAVIMQEKAQVTDQGAIFEASNIQPQSNIRPKGDDIKQGDLVLPKGARLTARDIPMIASLGISHVNVFRKPRVAFFSTGDELVSLGEPLQSGQIYDSNRYGIKPLIENFGCEAIDLGIIPDSPSELKSTFEKAQALADVVVTSGGVSVGEADYTKQILAEIGNIDFWKLAIKPGKPFAFGSLTNAWFCGLPGNPVSAVVTMYVLVQPLLAKLAGHSQWKAPESIPAESRSAFRKVPGRTDYQRAIYSIENGQFFVESTGNQSSGAFRSMSLANCFAVLEQDRGHVEIGDTVNIQLFNPSLY
- the msrB gene encoding peptide-methionine (R)-S-oxide reductase MsrB, which translates into the protein MKVKSKIVLSALALMAALTSFLGAAKTEVNTKNVNGYEIATLAGGCFWCTESDLEKLNGVIDVVSGYSGGELENPTYKQVSSGKSGHIEVIEVKFDPNTVSYEQVLDQFFRHIDPTDNKGSFVDRGPQYRPAIFYHNNEQKQIARDFMDEIESLGIFKKPLKTELIKFSKFWPAEAYHQDYYKHNKIRYNYYRYASGRDQYLNDIFGDDREKNPKTLRQLIDEHNAVANVKPYKKPSDKEIKDKLTSLQYYVTQKEGTEKAFNNEYWDNKQEGIYVDIVSGEPLFSSTDKYKSGTGWPSFTKPINEGYIVTKTDYYLVYPRTEVRSRFADSHLGHVFKDGPAPTGLRYCMNSAAMKFIPKEELEQQGYGEYLYLFAS
- the folE gene encoding GTP cyclohydrolase I FolE — translated: MSGLSESAKLVKEALENRGLETPMLPNQMNREEKKEKIQHHMREILTLLELDLTDDSLEETPHRIAKMYVDEIFSGLDYSNFPKITVIENKMDMSEMVRVKGITVTSTCEHHLVTIDGLATVAYIPRGKIIGLSKINRIVRFFAQRPQVQERMTQQILVALQTLLESDDVAVTIDATHYCVKSRGVMDATSETTTTALGGIFKSNPATRHEFLHGIR
- a CDS encoding ACP phosphodiesterase codes for the protein MNYLAHLHIASYCQSSLLGNLLGDFVKGDPASRFTPSIVQGIKLHRYVDSMTDGHDQVRIAKQLFLGRRRRFSGIALDMFWDHCLALEWQQYHQSNLSDFCQKAEYKVREECDQVLPERFMVVTEAMWKGRWLESYQSMENIHLALQRMSTRSPRMAELVSCSDTLDLHYDCLKSIFHVLYPEILNASKRF
- a CDS encoding aromatic amino acid transport family protein, whose translation is MKKSKVLGSTLIIAGTTIGAGMLALPLASAGIGFSSSLIIMFALWALMSYTALLMVELHQHADSSATLHTLAKQFLGSKGKWVASFSMLFLFYSLCAAYIAGGGAQFGQRLAYFTGFELSGTSSTVLFTFIVASVVTIGTSTVDKVNRVLFAVKLIAMATALSFLAPNVTESYLLSMPIEQGLIVAAIPVIFTSFGFHGSIPAIVNYLDGNTPSLRKAIIIGSSIPLIIYVFWQIVTLGVVSQDTLIENQGLSGLIATLSTKVHQSNLSQTIGVFADLALLTSFLGVSLGLFEFLGDTFNKKKASSNRIIIGAITFLPPMGFALFYPQGFIMALGYAAISLAVLAIFLPVLMVKKARVSQNNQQTYQVIGGNLGLMISGSVGLVIITAQILITTGVLPSLG
- a CDS encoding DEAD/DEAH box helicase produces the protein MPSFDQLGLSPTLTKTLNKLGFSTPTQIQEQAIPVVMQGKDVLAGAQTGTGKTAAFGLPILNKILDASDERDRQSNDVLALIVVPTRELAQQVFESLTAYAESTKIEIVTAYGGTSINTQTRNLEYGCDVLIATPGRLLDHLYCKNISLKKTKYLVLDEADRMLDMGFMPDVQRILKQINANRQTLFFSATFDKKIKAIAYRLMNEPVEVQVTPSNSTAETVKQVVYPVDKKRKAELLAYLIGSRNWHQVLVFTKTKQGSDSLAKELKLDGIVAASINGDKSQGARQKALDDFKSGKVRALIATDVAARGLDINQLEQVINYDMPYKAEDYVHRIGRTGRAGYEGIAISLMSKDEEYLLAAIERLLDTRLPQEWLQGFEPSLEDTGDNELKQTKRSKSRSAEKRKLKAQMKIHSNRGKKKPNK